A section of the Bryobacteraceae bacterium genome encodes:
- the rpoD gene encoding RNA polymerase sigma factor RpoD, protein MATEGRYSRFQKLIDLGKEKGYVLYDDVAELVPEELTSGPELDDLLAGLDEAGVDLLEEPRIDERKEAEEDEFSEADYGDVSEKTNDPVRMYLREMGAVSLLTREGEIELAKRIEHGQKVAMRALSRSPLIMREILEIAREVREGKRSLRDVLASPELMTADEELDHFQSEFDLQVEQLAKNVKKVQQLRNKLIAMPRTKMKQYRATRWELGRLIITISRQIRAMQLSSAIYRHLANRLRAAVDQLAPLEKEIARLQRAIEEAAAQGSPAARELKKELKAATQKFTGLEHSFGATCTELRRTLAMAEKGEAEADAAKKQLIEANLRLVVSIAKRYTNRGMAFLDLIQEGNIGLMKAVDKFDYRRGYKFSTYATWWVRQAITRAIADQARTIRIPVHMIETINKIVRTQRMLQQELGREPTTEELAKRLDMSVAKVRKVLRVAQEPISLETPVGEEEESHLGDFIVDKRMVSPSEAVINLNLREQTAEVLKTLSPREEKIIKMRFGLQDGSEHTLEEVGQAFAVTRERIRQIEAKALRKLRHPSRSHRLRVFLERMTRD, encoded by the coding sequence GTGGCGACGGAGGGACGTTACAGCCGGTTCCAGAAGCTCATCGATCTGGGCAAAGAGAAGGGCTACGTCCTTTACGACGACGTGGCCGAGCTCGTGCCCGAGGAGCTGACGAGCGGTCCCGAGCTCGACGATCTGCTGGCCGGGCTCGATGAGGCGGGCGTCGACCTGCTGGAAGAGCCGCGGATCGACGAGCGGAAAGAAGCTGAGGAAGACGAATTTTCCGAGGCTGATTACGGCGACGTTTCCGAAAAAACCAACGACCCGGTGCGGATGTACCTGCGCGAGATGGGCGCGGTGAGCCTGTTGACGCGCGAGGGCGAGATCGAGCTGGCCAAGCGGATCGAACACGGCCAGAAAGTGGCGATGCGGGCGCTGTCCCGATCTCCGCTCATCATGCGCGAGATTCTGGAAATCGCGCGCGAGGTGCGCGAGGGCAAGCGCAGCCTGCGCGACGTGCTTGCCTCGCCCGAGCTGATGACAGCCGACGAAGAGCTGGACCACTTCCAGAGCGAGTTCGACCTCCAGGTGGAGCAACTGGCAAAGAACGTGAAAAAGGTCCAGCAGCTTCGCAACAAGCTGATTGCGATGCCGCGGACGAAGATGAAGCAGTACCGGGCGACGCGGTGGGAGCTGGGACGGCTGATCATCACGATCTCGCGCCAGATCCGAGCGATGCAGCTCAGCTCGGCCATTTACCGCCATCTGGCGAACCGGCTGCGCGCGGCAGTGGACCAGCTTGCGCCGCTTGAGAAAGAGATCGCGCGGCTCCAGCGCGCCATCGAGGAAGCCGCGGCGCAGGGCTCGCCGGCGGCGCGCGAGCTCAAAAAAGAGCTGAAGGCGGCCACGCAGAAGTTCACCGGCCTGGAGCACTCCTTCGGGGCCACCTGCACCGAGCTGCGGCGGACGCTGGCGATGGCGGAAAAGGGCGAGGCAGAGGCGGACGCGGCCAAGAAGCAGCTCATCGAAGCGAACCTCCGGCTGGTCGTCTCCATCGCGAAGCGGTACACCAACCGCGGCATGGCATTTCTCGACCTGATCCAGGAGGGCAACATCGGGCTGATGAAGGCGGTGGACAAGTTCGACTACCGCCGCGGCTACAAGTTCTCGACCTACGCCACCTGGTGGGTGCGCCAGGCCATCACGCGCGCCATCGCCGACCAGGCGCGGACGATCCGCATCCCGGTGCACATGATCGAGACGATCAACAAGATCGTGCGGACGCAGCGGATGCTCCAGCAGGAGCTAGGGCGCGAGCCGACCACCGAGGAGCTGGCCAAGCGGCTGGACATGTCGGTGGCGAAGGTGCGCAAGGTGCTGCGCGTGGCGCAGGAGCCGATCTCGCTGGAGACGCCGGTGGGCGAAGAGGAAGAGTCACACCTGGGCGATTTCATCGTGGACAAGCGGATGGTGTCGCCTTCGGAAGCGGTCATCAACCTGAATCTGCGCGAGCAGACCGCCGAGGTGCTGAAGACGCTGAGTCCGCGCGAGGAGAAGATCATCAAGATGCGCTTCGGCCTCCAGGATGGCAGCGAGCACACGCTCGAAGAGGTGGGCCAGGCGTTTGCGGTGACGCGGGAACGGATCCGGCAGATCGAGGCCAAGGCGCTGCGCAAGCTGCGCCATCCGAGCCGCAGCCAC
- a CDS encoding formate dehydrogenase gives MALTRRDWLKTTGAGLAGAPAALGAFEDYFQRASGAPAGMTRIVTACGICSPACGIQAWVQDGKLRFLEGLPGDVSGGGHLCGKGAAGAMQLYDPDRLKYPMKRTNPRKGLHEDPGWVRISWQEALDEIAFRMKQTIDTYGTEALLFVTLPSPDLWARFMNAMGVVNRVDHRDECFQTDMIIQKYTTGAKTWCNDFENSKYILLFGWDILAKAKLAYATGIVKARENGAKVVHFSPNYTATSRFANEWITIKPGTDLAVALAMIQVILSENLYNREFVDNYTNFGKYETEIRTHFAQYTPEWAEQISGVKADVIRRIAREFASNGPAIAPAHKKSLCANYMNSTQLVHAISILNILAGTIDRPGGRYFPRMHSIPGVDAIYPPPAYPPKKGRRVDGRDKLPLVNEVDAGIFSTLADGMLNKYPGMIKFSFWNAYTILGFPSPLKMVEALKTVDFTVVMDFLPTDTVTLADIVLPSAMYLEGNDAVARDYIAKYPQTVARKAVSAPIFEAKSIAYVAIELGKRLCPDYFKTPDGSWINPSTLLDEKVRRAGLGENFADFAAKGLVEKPQPFVPRTTFVSVAGADGKCQIYVPQFVAKGADPLPKWIPKRDQPNEHYPYYYMTFIPAVHRRNTTENNSILHEMFPTNAAIINPALAKKHGIAEGQKVLVRSRAGQIELPAHLSETVPPDVVMVAHGFGHVSRALSLAGGVGARDGDLIPDASIDDFVAAGNYGGSSCIMDAVCSIEPL, from the coding sequence ATGGCACTGACGAGAAGAGACTGGTTGAAGACGACGGGCGCAGGGCTGGCTGGGGCGCCGGCGGCGCTGGGCGCGTTTGAGGACTATTTCCAGCGCGCATCGGGCGCGCCTGCGGGGATGACGCGGATCGTGACCGCCTGCGGCATCTGCTCGCCGGCCTGCGGCATCCAGGCGTGGGTGCAGGACGGGAAGTTGCGCTTCCTGGAGGGGCTGCCCGGGGACGTTTCCGGCGGCGGGCATCTCTGCGGCAAGGGCGCGGCGGGAGCGATGCAGCTTTACGACCCCGACCGGCTGAAATACCCGATGAAGCGCACCAATCCCCGCAAGGGGCTCCATGAAGATCCCGGCTGGGTGCGCATTTCGTGGCAGGAGGCGCTCGACGAGATCGCTTTCCGCATGAAGCAGACCATTGACACCTACGGCACGGAAGCGCTGCTTTTTGTGACGCTGCCGTCGCCGGACCTCTGGGCGCGCTTCATGAACGCAATGGGCGTGGTGAACCGGGTCGACCACCGGGACGAGTGCTTCCAGACGGACATGATCATCCAGAAGTACACGACGGGCGCAAAAACCTGGTGCAATGATTTCGAGAACTCGAAGTACATTCTCCTGTTCGGCTGGGACATCCTGGCGAAGGCGAAACTCGCCTACGCCACCGGCATTGTCAAGGCCCGGGAAAACGGCGCCAAGGTCGTGCATTTTTCGCCCAACTACACGGCCACCAGCCGGTTCGCCAATGAGTGGATCACCATCAAGCCGGGCACGGATCTGGCGGTGGCGCTGGCGATGATCCAGGTGATCCTGAGCGAGAACCTGTACAACAGGGAATTTGTCGACAATTACACGAATTTCGGCAAGTACGAGACGGAAATCCGCACGCATTTTGCCCAGTACACGCCGGAATGGGCCGAGCAGATCAGCGGGGTGAAGGCGGACGTCATCCGCCGCATTGCGCGCGAGTTTGCCTCGAACGGGCCGGCGATCGCCCCGGCGCACAAGAAGAGCCTGTGCGCCAATTACATGAACAGCACGCAACTGGTGCATGCGATCTCGATCCTGAACATCCTCGCCGGAACGATTGACCGTCCGGGCGGCCGCTACTTCCCGCGGATGCACAGCATTCCGGGAGTCGACGCCATCTATCCTCCGCCGGCGTACCCGCCGAAGAAGGGCCGGCGCGTGGACGGGCGCGACAAGCTGCCGCTGGTGAATGAGGTCGATGCCGGCATCTTCTCCACGCTGGCCGACGGGATGCTGAACAAGTATCCCGGCATGATCAAATTCTCCTTCTGGAACGCGTACACCATCCTGGGCTTCCCCAGCCCGCTGAAGATGGTGGAGGCGCTGAAGACGGTGGATTTCACCGTGGTGATGGACTTCCTGCCCACCGACACGGTGACGCTGGCCGACATCGTTCTGCCTTCGGCGATGTACCTGGAAGGCAACGACGCGGTGGCGCGGGACTACATCGCCAAGTATCCGCAGACGGTGGCGCGGAAGGCCGTCTCCGCCCCGATCTTCGAAGCCAAGTCGATCGCGTATGTGGCCATCGAGCTCGGCAAGCGGCTCTGCCCGGACTACTTCAAGACGCCGGACGGGAGCTGGATCAACCCTTCGACGCTGCTCGACGAGAAAGTGAGGCGCGCCGGGCTGGGCGAAAACTTCGCCGACTTCGCCGCCAAGGGACTGGTCGAAAAGCCGCAGCCTTTTGTCCCGCGGACGACCTTTGTCAGCGTGGCGGGCGCTGACGGCAAGTGCCAGATTTACGTGCCGCAGTTTGTGGCCAAGGGCGCCGATCCGCTGCCGAAGTGGATTCCGAAGCGGGACCAGCCCAACGAGCACTATCCCTATTACTACATGACCTTCATTCCGGCGGTTCACCGCCGCAACACGACCGAGAACAACTCGATCCTGCACGAGATGTTCCCGACCAACGCGGCCATCATCAACCCGGCGCTGGCGAAAAAGCACGGGATCGCCGAAGGGCAAAAGGTTCTGGTGCGGTCGCGTGCCGGCCAGATCGAGCTGCCGGCGCACCTGAGCGAGACGGTGCCGCCCGACGTGGTGATGGTGGCGCATGGCTTCGGCCACGTCTCCCGGGCGCTGAGCCTGGCCGGCGGCGTCGGCGCGCGGGACGGCGACCTGATCCCCGATGCCTCCATCGACGATTTCGTGGCGGCGGGCAACTACGGCGGCTCCTCCTGCATCATGGATGCCGTCTGTAGTATTGAACCCTTATGA
- a CDS encoding DMSO reductase subunit B, giving the protein MQAYGWLIDEKLCIECRACESACKMWNQVETGVGVRRRQVRVYTMGVFPQVRQQSLTGACNHCENAWCMKVCPVKAIWRREEDGVVLIDQDKCVGCQQCAMFCPYGAPQFNLRTRKMDKCTMCFDRLEQGLDPACVTLCPTGALKYGPWDEIRGKGSETTENFAPPRQTRPKIRFVKDPFPVKG; this is encoded by the coding sequence ATGCAAGCATACGGCTGGCTGATCGATGAAAAGCTATGCATCGAATGCAGGGCGTGTGAATCGGCCTGCAAGATGTGGAACCAGGTGGAGACCGGCGTCGGGGTGCGGCGCCGGCAGGTGAGGGTGTACACGATGGGGGTATTCCCCCAGGTGCGGCAGCAGTCGCTGACCGGGGCGTGCAACCACTGCGAGAACGCATGGTGCATGAAGGTCTGCCCGGTGAAGGCGATCTGGCGGCGCGAGGAAGACGGCGTGGTGCTGATTGACCAGGACAAGTGCGTGGGCTGCCAGCAGTGCGCCATGTTCTGTCCTTACGGGGCGCCGCAGTTCAATCTGCGGACGCGGAAGATGGACAAGTGCACGATGTGCTTTGACCGGCTGGAGCAGGGGCTGGATCCGGCCTGTGTGACCCTGTGCCCGACCGGGGCGCTGAAATACGGCCCCTGGGATGAGATCCGCGGCAAGGGTTCGGAGACGACGGAGAACTTCGCGCCGCCGCGGCAGACGCGGCCGAAGATCCGCTTCGTGAAGGATCCGTTTCCGGTGAAAGGGTGA
- a CDS encoding D-mannonate oxidoreductase encodes MQDLFDLTGKVAAVIGGGGVLAGEMSLGLARAGADVAVLDFNEAAAEKKAAEVAALGRRGLALRVDASKKAELEAALARILETLGRVDILINAAGINSGTPFFEISEEEWQRILDVDLKSVFLACQVFGAWMTQPGRGGSIINISSASSGPPLSKVFTYSIAKAGVNQITQFLAREWAQKGVRVNAIIPGFFPAEQNRRLLTEERVAAIMRHTPMGRFGEPHELVGAVLFLASEKASSFVTGALLRVDGGFLAMTI; translated from the coding sequence GTGCAGGATCTGTTTGATCTCACCGGGAAGGTGGCGGCGGTGATCGGCGGCGGAGGCGTGCTGGCCGGCGAGATGTCGCTGGGGCTGGCGCGCGCCGGGGCGGACGTGGCGGTGCTGGACTTCAACGAAGCGGCGGCGGAAAAGAAGGCAGCCGAAGTGGCGGCGCTGGGCCGCCGCGGGCTGGCCCTACGCGTGGACGCCTCGAAGAAGGCGGAGCTGGAGGCGGCGCTCGCCCGGATCCTGGAGACGCTTGGCCGGGTGGACATCCTGATCAATGCGGCCGGGATCAACAGCGGGACGCCATTTTTCGAGATCAGCGAGGAGGAGTGGCAGCGGATCCTCGACGTGGACCTGAAGAGCGTGTTTCTGGCCTGCCAGGTCTTCGGGGCGTGGATGACGCAGCCGGGCCGGGGCGGGTCGATCATCAACATCAGCTCGGCGTCTTCGGGGCCGCCGCTGTCGAAGGTGTTCACCTACTCGATTGCCAAGGCGGGGGTCAACCAGATCACCCAGTTCCTGGCGCGGGAGTGGGCGCAGAAGGGCGTGCGGGTGAACGCGATCATTCCGGGGTTCTTCCCGGCCGAGCAGAACCGCAGGCTGCTGACCGAGGAGCGGGTGGCCGCCATCATGCGGCACACGCCAATGGGGCGGTTCGGCGAGCCGCACGAGCTGGTGGGGGCGGTGCTGTTTCTGGCCTCGGAGAAGGCGTCGAGCTTTGTGACGGGGGCGCTGCTCCGGGTGGATGGGGGCTTTCTGGCGATGACGATCTGA